A single Populus alba chromosome 7, ASM523922v2, whole genome shotgun sequence DNA region contains:
- the LOC118049605 gene encoding uncharacterized protein isoform X1, producing MRNLWLRFPNSERGREIKERKKPEKREMSRQAKNLVSFFSSKISSFSYSQSRSFTAAPPPPPSVFVIKNCQGITGKNLTSHPEQAIEYGTKMESGTKMPTVASSSGLTAGGHQEERPPKAMSTKICIAIRSFEDLVPGNTISGIPADARKIRLPESRVLYTVLRSPHVDKKSREQFEMRIKKQFLVMKTQSHELRNKYFWLKRQRIFGAQYEIQFHCKTRLDKDKLQKLLL from the exons ATGAGAAATCTTTGGCTGCGTTTTCCTAACagtgagagagggagggagatcaaagagagaaagaaacccGAGAAAAGAGAGATGTCAAGACAAGCAAAAAATCTTGTATCGTTTTTCTCTTCAAAGATTTCATCTTTTTCTTATTCACAATCTCGCTCTTTCACGGCggctcctccaccaccaccatcagtGTTTGTTATCAAGAATTGTCAAGGAATCACTGGAAAGAATTTAacttctcatcctgaacaagcTATTGAATATGGCACTAAAATG GAAAGCGGTACTAAAATGCCTACAGTTGCATCTTCATCTGGACTTACTGCTGGAG GACACCAAGAAGAAAGACCACCAAAAGCAATGAGCACCAAGATATGCATAGCGATTCGATCTTTTGAAGATCTAGTTCCTGGAAACACTATTTCAGGGATTCCAGCTGATGCAAGGAAGATTAGATTGCCTGAATCACGTGTCTTGTATACTGTGTTACGATCACCTCATGTTGATAAAAAGTCCAGGGAACAATTTGAAATGCGAATAAAGAAACAGTTTTTGGTCATGAAAACACAAAGCCATGAATTGCGCAATAAGTATTTTTGGTTAAAACGCCAGCGAATATTTGGAGCTCAATATGAAATTCAGTTTCATTGCAAGACCCGTTTGGATAAGGATAAACTCCAGAAACTGCTGCTTTGA
- the LOC118049605 gene encoding small ribosomal subunit protein uS10m isoform X2 — translation MRNLWLRFPNSERGREIKERKKPEKREMSRQAKNLVSFFSSKISSFSYSQSRSFTAAPPPPPSVFVIKNCQGITGKNESGTKMPTVASSSGLTAGGHQEERPPKAMSTKICIAIRSFEDLVPGNTISGIPADARKIRLPESRVLYTVLRSPHVDKKSREQFEMRIKKQFLVMKTQSHELRNKYFWLKRQRIFGAQYEIQFHCKTRLDKDKLQKLLL, via the exons ATGAGAAATCTTTGGCTGCGTTTTCCTAACagtgagagagggagggagatcaaagagagaaagaaacccGAGAAAAGAGAGATGTCAAGACAAGCAAAAAATCTTGTATCGTTTTTCTCTTCAAAGATTTCATCTTTTTCTTATTCACAATCTCGCTCTTTCACGGCggctcctccaccaccaccatcagtGTTTGTTATCAAGAATTGTCAAGGAATCACTGGAAAGAAT GAAAGCGGTACTAAAATGCCTACAGTTGCATCTTCATCTGGACTTACTGCTGGAG GACACCAAGAAGAAAGACCACCAAAAGCAATGAGCACCAAGATATGCATAGCGATTCGATCTTTTGAAGATCTAGTTCCTGGAAACACTATTTCAGGGATTCCAGCTGATGCAAGGAAGATTAGATTGCCTGAATCACGTGTCTTGTATACTGTGTTACGATCACCTCATGTTGATAAAAAGTCCAGGGAACAATTTGAAATGCGAATAAAGAAACAGTTTTTGGTCATGAAAACACAAAGCCATGAATTGCGCAATAAGTATTTTTGGTTAAAACGCCAGCGAATATTTGGAGCTCAATATGAAATTCAGTTTCATTGCAAGACCCGTTTGGATAAGGATAAACTCCAGAAACTGCTGCTTTGA
- the LOC118049681 gene encoding protein TRANSPARENT TESTA 16 isoform X2, with translation MGRGKIAIRRIENQTTRQVTFSKRRAGLLKKTHELSVLCDAQIGLIIFSSTGKLCQYCTEGLRMEQLIERYQKMSGTRIPEHDSREQLFGELAMLRNETRRLQSNMRRYTGEDTSSIPFEELDELEQELERSVNKVRYRKNELLHQQLENLRRKERMLEEENSNMYRWIQEHRVALEYQQAAMEAKPVEPQQVLDQFPFCGEPSSVLQLSTISHQIDPYHLQLAQPCLQGSSV, from the exons ATGGGGCGTGGAAAGATAGCCATTAGGAGGATTGAGAACCAGACAACAAGGCAAGTCACCTTCTCAAAGCGTCGAGCTGGGCTTTTGAAGAAGACTCATGAACTTTCAGTGCTATGTGATGCTCAAATCGGGCTCATCATCTTTTCCAGCACCGGAAAGTTGTGTCAGTACTGCACCGAGGGTTTGAG GATGGAGCAACTCATAGAGAGGTACCAGAAGATGTCTGGAACTCGCATTCCTGAGCACGATAGCCGG GAACAACTATTTGGAGAATTGGCGATGCTGAGGAACGAGACTCGCCGTCTTCAATCTAACATGCGCCGCTATACAGGTGAAGATACGAGCTCTATTCCTTTCGAGGAGTTGGATGAATTAGAACAAGAACTTGAACGCTCGGTTAACAAGGTCCGATATCGCAAG AATGAGCTCCTGCACCAGCAGCTGGAAAATCTTCGCAGGAAG GAGCGTATGTTGGAGGAGGAAAACAGCAATATGTACCGCTGG ATTCAGGAGCATCGCGTAGCGCTGGAATATCAGCAGGCAGCGATGGAAGCAAAGCCGGTGGAGCCTCAGCAAGTCCTGGATCAATTCCCATTCTGTGGAGAACCTAGTAGTGTGCTGCAGCTTTCAACCATCTCTCATCAAATTGACCCGTACCATCTTCAGCTTGCTCAACCCTGCCTTCAAGGTTCCAGTGTCTAG
- the LOC118049681 gene encoding protein TRANSPARENT TESTA 16 isoform X3, with product MGRGKIAIRRIENQTTRQVTFSKRRAGLLKKTHELSVLCDAQIGLIIFSSTGKLCQYCTEGLRMEQLIERYQKMSGTRIPEHDSREQLFGELAMLRNETRRLQSNMRRYTGEDTSSIPFEELDELEQELERSVNKVRYRKLLHQQLENLRRKERMLEEENSNMYRWIQEHRVALEYQQAAMEAKPVEPQQVLDQFPFCGEPSSVLQLSTISHQIDPYHLQLAQPCLQGSSV from the exons ATGGGGCGTGGAAAGATAGCCATTAGGAGGATTGAGAACCAGACAACAAGGCAAGTCACCTTCTCAAAGCGTCGAGCTGGGCTTTTGAAGAAGACTCATGAACTTTCAGTGCTATGTGATGCTCAAATCGGGCTCATCATCTTTTCCAGCACCGGAAAGTTGTGTCAGTACTGCACCGAGGGTTTGAG GATGGAGCAACTCATAGAGAGGTACCAGAAGATGTCTGGAACTCGCATTCCTGAGCACGATAGCCGG GAACAACTATTTGGAGAATTGGCGATGCTGAGGAACGAGACTCGCCGTCTTCAATCTAACATGCGCCGCTATACAGGTGAAGATACGAGCTCTATTCCTTTCGAGGAGTTGGATGAATTAGAACAAGAACTTGAACGCTCGGTTAACAAGGTCCGATATCGCAAG CTCCTGCACCAGCAGCTGGAAAATCTTCGCAGGAAG GAGCGTATGTTGGAGGAGGAAAACAGCAATATGTACCGCTGG ATTCAGGAGCATCGCGTAGCGCTGGAATATCAGCAGGCAGCGATGGAAGCAAAGCCGGTGGAGCCTCAGCAAGTCCTGGATCAATTCCCATTCTGTGGAGAACCTAGTAGTGTGCTGCAGCTTTCAACCATCTCTCATCAAATTGACCCGTACCATCTTCAGCTTGCTCAACCCTGCCTTCAAGGTTCCAGTGTCTAG
- the LOC118049681 gene encoding protein TRANSPARENT TESTA 16 isoform X1: MGRGKIAIRRIENQTTRQVTFSKRRAGLLKKTHELSVLCDAQIGLIIFSSTGKLCQYCTEGLRMEQLIERYQKMSGTRIPEHDSREQLFGELAMLRNETRRLQSNMRRYTGEDTSSIPFEELDELEQELERSVNKVRYRKERMLEEENSNMYRWIQEHRVALEYQQAAMEAKPVEPQQVLDQFPFCGEPSSVLQLSTISHQIDPYHLQLAQPCLQGSSV; this comes from the exons ATGGGGCGTGGAAAGATAGCCATTAGGAGGATTGAGAACCAGACAACAAGGCAAGTCACCTTCTCAAAGCGTCGAGCTGGGCTTTTGAAGAAGACTCATGAACTTTCAGTGCTATGTGATGCTCAAATCGGGCTCATCATCTTTTCCAGCACCGGAAAGTTGTGTCAGTACTGCACCGAGGGTTTGAG GATGGAGCAACTCATAGAGAGGTACCAGAAGATGTCTGGAACTCGCATTCCTGAGCACGATAGCCGG GAACAACTATTTGGAGAATTGGCGATGCTGAGGAACGAGACTCGCCGTCTTCAATCTAACATGCGCCGCTATACAGGTGAAGATACGAGCTCTATTCCTTTCGAGGAGTTGGATGAATTAGAACAAGAACTTGAACGCTCGGTTAACAAGGTCCGATATCGCAAG GAGCGTATGTTGGAGGAGGAAAACAGCAATATGTACCGCTGG ATTCAGGAGCATCGCGTAGCGCTGGAATATCAGCAGGCAGCGATGGAAGCAAAGCCGGTGGAGCCTCAGCAAGTCCTGGATCAATTCCCATTCTGTGGAGAACCTAGTAGTGTGCTGCAGCTTTCAACCATCTCTCATCAAATTGACCCGTACCATCTTCAGCTTGCTCAACCCTGCCTTCAAGGTTCCAGTGTCTAG
- the LOC118049606 gene encoding pentatricopeptide repeat-containing protein At5g08305 produces MLLRNPNLILNRTLITFLDKCKSMLQLNQLHALVITLGLSQDDLFMSRIVSFSALSDSNNTDYSYRALLNLQNPTIFEWNSVIRGYSKSKNPNKSISVFVKMLQVGIYPDHLTYPFLAKATSRLLRKELGVSIHGHVIKSGFEIDRFVANSLIHMYGSCGDIVYARKVFDGTPVKNLVSWNSMVDGYAKCGYLDLARGLFDLMPERDVRSWSCLIDGYAKSGNYGDAMAVFEKMRTSGPKANEVTMVSVLCACAHLGALDKGRMMHQYLVDNGFELNLVLRTSLIDMYAKCGAVEEAFAVFRGVSLRKSDVLIWNAMIGGLATHGLVKESLDLYTEMQIAGIKPDEITFLCLLSACAHGGLVKQASCFFEGLGKNCMTPKTEHYACMVDVMARAGQVAEAYQFLCQMPVEPTASMLGALLSGCMNHGKLDLAELIGKKLIELDPEHDGRYVGLSNVYAIGRRWDEARIMREAMERRGVKKTPGYSFLEMSGAHHRFIAHDKSHPSSEQIYTMLSFIASQMQFGVLKEGQEHCLYGIEGI; encoded by the coding sequence ATGTTACTTAGAAATCCTAATCTAATTTTAAACAGAACCCTAATCACCTTCCTTGATAAATGCAAATCAATGCTACAATTGAACCAGCTTCATGCGCTAGTAATCACCTTAGGCCTCTCTCAAGATGACCTTTTTATGTCAAGAATCGTTTCTTTCTCTGCTTTATCTGATTCAAACAACACTGATTATTCTTACAGGGCTTTGTTAAATCTCCAAAACCCAACTATCTTTGAATGGAACTCAGTCATTAGGGGTTATTCAAAGAGCAAGAACCCAAATAAATCCATCTCAGTTTTTGTCAAAATGTTGCAAGTTGGAATCTACCCTGATCATTTAACATACCCTTTTCTTGCTAAGGCGACATCGCGACTTTTAAGGAAAGAACTAGGGGTTTCAATTCATGGGCATGTAATAAAATCTGGGTTTGAGATAGATAGGTTTGTTGCTAATTCTTTGATTCATATGTATGGTTCTTGTGGTGATATCGTGTATGCTCGGAAGGTGTTTGATGGAACCCCTGTGAAGAACTTGGTGTCGTGGAATTCGATGGTTGACGGTTATGCAAAGTGTGGATATTTGGATTTGGCGCGTGGTTTGTTTGATTTGATGCCTGAAAGAGATGTTAGGTCATGGAGTTGTTTAATTGATGGGTATGCTAAAAGTGGGAATTACGGGGATGCAATGGCAGTTTTTGAGAAGATGCGAACTTCAGGCCCCAAGGCTAATGAGGTTACTATGGTTAGTGTGCTATGTGCTTGTGCTCATTTGGGCGCTCTTGATAAAGGGAGGATGATGCATCAATATTTGGTTGATAATGGGTTCgaattaaatttggttttgcGGACTTCTCTTATTGACATGTATGCAAAATGTGGGGCAGTTGAGGAGGCTTTCGCTGTGTTTCGTGGGGTCTCGCTGAGAAAGAGCGATGTGTTAATTTGGAATGCTATGATTGGAGGGCTTGCAACTCATGGTTTGGTTAAGGAATCGCTTGATTTGTATACAGAGATGCAAATAGCTGGGATTAAACCGGATGAGATCACGTTTCTGTGCTTGTTGAGTGCTTGTGCTCATGGTGGATTAGTAAAGCAAGCTTCGTGTTTCTTCGAGGGTCTTGGCAAAAATTGCATGACACCAAAGACTGAGCATTATGCTTGTATGGTGGATGTTATGGCTCGAGCTGGTCAAGTGGCGGAGGCATATCAGTTTTTGTGTCAAATGCCAGTTGAACCGACGGCTTCAATGTTAGGTGCTTTACTTAGTGGATGCATGAACCATGGAAAATTAGATCTTGCAGAATTAATAGGGAAGAAGCTTATTGAGTTAGATCCAGAGCATGATGGTAGATACGTTGGCCTGTCAAATGTTTATGCAATTGGCAGACGCTGGGATGAAGCAAGAATCATGAGAGAAGCCATGGAGCGTAGAGGGGTGAAGAAGACTCCTGGGTATAGTTTTCTCGAGATGTCTGGAGCTCATCATAGATTCATTGCACATGATAAATCACATCCTAGCTCAGAGCAAATTTATACAATGCTAAGTTTTATTGCAAGCCAAATGCAATTTGGTGTTCTTAAGGAAGGCCAAGAACACTGTTTGTATGGTATAGAGGGTATTTGA
- the LOC118049607 gene encoding E3 ubiquitin ligase BIG BROTHER-related-like isoform X1 gives MDDNNTKLGSGDSKDNTNSEQQLEENPNLSSNEEQQQQQGGGGGGGGEGEGEGEGEREGGGPQSQTSGRTPFTNLSQVDADLALARTLQEQERAYMMLRMNNDGSDYGSWEAGSYLHDYGVDFGDPDDETDGDDDDDETDGDNDTDVDGDALDVHAHADNRDDNTEVEIDPSVYSSDEAYARALQEAEERDIAARLLALASLNGITGDAEEDSEEDLGDNSQETWEEVDPDELSYEELLALGEVVGIESRGLSADIIASLPSINYKAGSSQNGSNDSCVICRLDYEDGETLTLLSCKHSYHSECINNWLKINKVCPVCSTEVSTAAHS, from the exons ATGGACGACAACAACACCAAATTAGGTTCAGGAGACTCAAAAGACAACACCAACAGTGAACAACAACTTGAAGAGAACCCAAATTTGAGTTCTAATGAagaacaacaacagcaacaaggaggaggaggaggaggaggaggtgaagGTGAAGGTGAAggtgaaggagagagagagggtggtGGTCCTCAAAGTCAGACTTCAGGAAGAACTCCATTCACCAATCTTAGTCAAGTTGATGCTGACCTTGCTCTTGCCAGGACCCTTCAAGAACAg GAAAGAGCATACATGATGCTAAGAATGAATAATGATGGGAGTGATTATGGAAGTTGGGAAGCTGGAAGTTATTTACATGACTATGGGGTTGATTTTGGTGATCCCGATGATGAGACTGatggagatgatgatgatgatgagactGATGGAGACAATGACACAGATGTGGATGGTGATGCACTTGACGTGCATGCTCATGCTGACAATAGAGATGATAATACCGAAGTTGAAATTGACCCTTCCGTGTATTCCAGTGACGAGGCCTATGCTCGAGCCTTGCAGGAAGCTGAAGAAAGGGACATAGCTGCTAGACTGCTGGCCCTTGCTAGCTTAAATGGTA TTACAGGAGACGCTGAGGAGGATAGCGAAGAAGATCTTGGGGATAATTCTCAG GAAACATGGGAGGAGGTTGATCCAGATGAACTTTCATATGAG GAGTTGCTTGCATTGGGTGAAGTTGTTGGAATTGAAAGCAGAGGCCTTTCAGCTGATATAATTGCTTCTTTGCCTTCGATAAACTACAAGGCAGGAAGCAGTCAGAATGGAAGCAATGATTC CTGTGTCATATGTCGTTTGGATTACGAGGATGGTGAAACTCTGACTCTGCTATCATGCAAGCATTCTTACCATTCAGAGTGCATAAACAATTGGTTGAAAATAaacaag GTCTGTCCTGTTTGCAGCACCGAGGTCTCCACTGCTGCGCACAGCTAG
- the LOC118049607 gene encoding E3 ubiquitin ligase BIG BROTHER-related-like isoform X3, which translates to MDDNNTKLGSGDSKDNTNSEQQLEENPNLSSNEEQQQQQGGGGGGGGEGEGEGEGEREGGGPQSQTSGRTPFTNLSQVDADLALARTLQEQERAYMMLRMNNDGSDYGSWEAGSYLHDYGVDFGDPDDETDGDDDDDETDGDNDTDVDGDALDVHAHADNRDDNTEVEIDPSVYSSDEAYARALQEAEERDIAARLLALASLNGRDAEEDSEEDLGDNSQETWEEVDPDELSYEELLALGEVVGIESRGLSADIIASLPSINYKAGSSQNGSNDSCVICRLDYEDGETLTLLSCKHSYHSECINNWLKINKVCPVCSTEVSTAAHS; encoded by the exons ATGGACGACAACAACACCAAATTAGGTTCAGGAGACTCAAAAGACAACACCAACAGTGAACAACAACTTGAAGAGAACCCAAATTTGAGTTCTAATGAagaacaacaacagcaacaaggaggaggaggaggaggaggaggtgaagGTGAAGGTGAAggtgaaggagagagagagggtggtGGTCCTCAAAGTCAGACTTCAGGAAGAACTCCATTCACCAATCTTAGTCAAGTTGATGCTGACCTTGCTCTTGCCAGGACCCTTCAAGAACAg GAAAGAGCATACATGATGCTAAGAATGAATAATGATGGGAGTGATTATGGAAGTTGGGAAGCTGGAAGTTATTTACATGACTATGGGGTTGATTTTGGTGATCCCGATGATGAGACTGatggagatgatgatgatgatgagactGATGGAGACAATGACACAGATGTGGATGGTGATGCACTTGACGTGCATGCTCATGCTGACAATAGAGATGATAATACCGAAGTTGAAATTGACCCTTCCGTGTATTCCAGTGACGAGGCCTATGCTCGAGCCTTGCAGGAAGCTGAAGAAAGGGACATAGCTGCTAGACTGCTGGCCCTTGCTAGCTTAAATGGTA GAGACGCTGAGGAGGATAGCGAAGAAGATCTTGGGGATAATTCTCAG GAAACATGGGAGGAGGTTGATCCAGATGAACTTTCATATGAG GAGTTGCTTGCATTGGGTGAAGTTGTTGGAATTGAAAGCAGAGGCCTTTCAGCTGATATAATTGCTTCTTTGCCTTCGATAAACTACAAGGCAGGAAGCAGTCAGAATGGAAGCAATGATTC CTGTGTCATATGTCGTTTGGATTACGAGGATGGTGAAACTCTGACTCTGCTATCATGCAAGCATTCTTACCATTCAGAGTGCATAAACAATTGGTTGAAAATAaacaag GTCTGTCCTGTTTGCAGCACCGAGGTCTCCACTGCTGCGCACAGCTAG
- the LOC118049607 gene encoding E3 ubiquitin ligase BIG BROTHER-related-like isoform X2, which translates to MDDNNTKLGSGDSKDNTNSEQQLEENPNLSSNEEQQQQQGGGGGGGGEGEGEGEGEREGGGPQSQTSGRTPFTNLSQVDADLALARTLQEQERAYMMLRMNNDGSDYGSWEAGSYLHDYGVDFGDPDDETDGDDDDDETDGDNDTDVDGDALDVHAHADNRDDNTEVEIDPSVYSSDEAYARALQEAEERDIAARLLALASLNVTGDAEEDSEEDLGDNSQETWEEVDPDELSYEELLALGEVVGIESRGLSADIIASLPSINYKAGSSQNGSNDSCVICRLDYEDGETLTLLSCKHSYHSECINNWLKINKVCPVCSTEVSTAAHS; encoded by the exons ATGGACGACAACAACACCAAATTAGGTTCAGGAGACTCAAAAGACAACACCAACAGTGAACAACAACTTGAAGAGAACCCAAATTTGAGTTCTAATGAagaacaacaacagcaacaaggaggaggaggaggaggaggaggtgaagGTGAAGGTGAAggtgaaggagagagagagggtggtGGTCCTCAAAGTCAGACTTCAGGAAGAACTCCATTCACCAATCTTAGTCAAGTTGATGCTGACCTTGCTCTTGCCAGGACCCTTCAAGAACAg GAAAGAGCATACATGATGCTAAGAATGAATAATGATGGGAGTGATTATGGAAGTTGGGAAGCTGGAAGTTATTTACATGACTATGGGGTTGATTTTGGTGATCCCGATGATGAGACTGatggagatgatgatgatgatgagactGATGGAGACAATGACACAGATGTGGATGGTGATGCACTTGACGTGCATGCTCATGCTGACAATAGAGATGATAATACCGAAGTTGAAATTGACCCTTCCGTGTATTCCAGTGACGAGGCCTATGCTCGAGCCTTGCAGGAAGCTGAAGAAAGGGACATAGCTGCTAGACTGCTGGCCCTTGCTAGCTTAAATG TTACAGGAGACGCTGAGGAGGATAGCGAAGAAGATCTTGGGGATAATTCTCAG GAAACATGGGAGGAGGTTGATCCAGATGAACTTTCATATGAG GAGTTGCTTGCATTGGGTGAAGTTGTTGGAATTGAAAGCAGAGGCCTTTCAGCTGATATAATTGCTTCTTTGCCTTCGATAAACTACAAGGCAGGAAGCAGTCAGAATGGAAGCAATGATTC CTGTGTCATATGTCGTTTGGATTACGAGGATGGTGAAACTCTGACTCTGCTATCATGCAAGCATTCTTACCATTCAGAGTGCATAAACAATTGGTTGAAAATAaacaag GTCTGTCCTGTTTGCAGCACCGAGGTCTCCACTGCTGCGCACAGCTAG
- the LOC118049607 gene encoding E3 ubiquitin ligase BIG BROTHER-related-like isoform X4 encodes MDDNNTKLGSGDSKDNTNSEQQLEENPNLSSNEEQQQQQGGGGGGGGEGEGEGEGEREGGGPQSQTSGRTPFTNLSQVDADLALARTLQEQERAYMMLRMNNDGSDYGSWEAGSYLHDYGVDFGDPDDETDGDDDDDETDGDNDTDVDGDALDVHAHADNRDDNTEVEIDPSVYSSDEAYARALQEAEERDIAARLLALASLNGDAEEDSEEDLGDNSQETWEEVDPDELSYEELLALGEVVGIESRGLSADIIASLPSINYKAGSSQNGSNDSCVICRLDYEDGETLTLLSCKHSYHSECINNWLKINKVCPVCSTEVSTAAHS; translated from the exons ATGGACGACAACAACACCAAATTAGGTTCAGGAGACTCAAAAGACAACACCAACAGTGAACAACAACTTGAAGAGAACCCAAATTTGAGTTCTAATGAagaacaacaacagcaacaaggaggaggaggaggaggaggaggtgaagGTGAAGGTGAAggtgaaggagagagagagggtggtGGTCCTCAAAGTCAGACTTCAGGAAGAACTCCATTCACCAATCTTAGTCAAGTTGATGCTGACCTTGCTCTTGCCAGGACCCTTCAAGAACAg GAAAGAGCATACATGATGCTAAGAATGAATAATGATGGGAGTGATTATGGAAGTTGGGAAGCTGGAAGTTATTTACATGACTATGGGGTTGATTTTGGTGATCCCGATGATGAGACTGatggagatgatgatgatgatgagactGATGGAGACAATGACACAGATGTGGATGGTGATGCACTTGACGTGCATGCTCATGCTGACAATAGAGATGATAATACCGAAGTTGAAATTGACCCTTCCGTGTATTCCAGTGACGAGGCCTATGCTCGAGCCTTGCAGGAAGCTGAAGAAAGGGACATAGCTGCTAGACTGCTGGCCCTTGCTAGCTTAAATG GAGACGCTGAGGAGGATAGCGAAGAAGATCTTGGGGATAATTCTCAG GAAACATGGGAGGAGGTTGATCCAGATGAACTTTCATATGAG GAGTTGCTTGCATTGGGTGAAGTTGTTGGAATTGAAAGCAGAGGCCTTTCAGCTGATATAATTGCTTCTTTGCCTTCGATAAACTACAAGGCAGGAAGCAGTCAGAATGGAAGCAATGATTC CTGTGTCATATGTCGTTTGGATTACGAGGATGGTGAAACTCTGACTCTGCTATCATGCAAGCATTCTTACCATTCAGAGTGCATAAACAATTGGTTGAAAATAaacaag GTCTGTCCTGTTTGCAGCACCGAGGTCTCCACTGCTGCGCACAGCTAG